From a single Aneurinibacillus sp. REN35 genomic region:
- a CDS encoding sirohydrochlorin chelatase, which yields MMKRGVLIISHGSRNRRWIDAVDSLLAQVQTNVVLEAVFLDKVEKRTIEAGIRRLEADGVQEILAVPLFVSDGSTHLSEIRYVLGLDEAAAIETDLKPIPSQARIVWGRPMNDHPLVYDILRDRIRALSTHPEDEVLLLVAHGSDTAGFAERWQRMLGQLSAELRRELGLRGASYATIHPDTVARRARVLARKNQVLVVPLFVSPGYYTEKAIPERLRGIAHRYDGAAYLPDSRVAQWIENSIAEWLTAASCPQEQ from the coding sequence ATGATGAAGCGTGGAGTACTTATTATCAGTCATGGCTCACGTAACCGCAGGTGGATCGATGCTGTAGACAGTTTACTTGCACAGGTACAGACGAATGTAGTGCTTGAAGCCGTATTTTTGGATAAGGTGGAGAAGCGGACAATCGAAGCTGGTATACGCAGATTAGAAGCGGATGGCGTGCAAGAGATTCTTGCCGTACCACTGTTCGTATCAGATGGTAGTACGCACCTAAGTGAAATTCGGTATGTGCTCGGCCTTGATGAAGCAGCTGCGATTGAGACCGATCTGAAGCCGATCCCATCGCAGGCACGCATTGTCTGGGGGCGGCCAATGAACGATCATCCGCTTGTGTATGACATTCTTCGAGACCGCATTCGTGCGCTGTCAACGCACCCGGAAGATGAAGTGCTGCTTCTTGTGGCACACGGCAGCGATACAGCAGGATTTGCTGAGCGGTGGCAGCGTATGCTCGGCCAGCTTAGCGCTGAGCTGCGGCGTGAGCTGGGGCTTAGGGGTGCTTCGTATGCAACCATTCATCCGGACACAGTGGCCCGGCGTGCGCGTGTCCTGGCAAGGAAGAATCAGGTGCTTGTTGTTCCTCTGTTCGTAAGTCCGGGTTATTATACAGAAAAAGCGATACCAGAAAGACTCAGAGGTATTGCACATCGTTATGACGGTGCCGCTTATCTTCCCGACTCCCGTGTGGCACAGTGGATTGAGAACTCCATCGCCGAGTGGCTTACCGCCGCATCCTGCCCCCAAGAGCAGTAA
- a CDS encoding methyl-accepting chemotaxis protein yields the protein MKFRSIKSRTLVSLLPTFIVVLLFITLFTYFYGTALMSRQIEDKMNEQLKSLSYSIEKNLVEQKKIPEVLARGLELSSSSLTKTQYEAILKNTLNANDGTFAAGIFFEPYKHSQDMKYFSMYAFHKEGKIEVTDEFNDPTYDYPNKDWYKLGKESRQTAVYTDPYLDPVTNVSMVTVSVPFYSTSREFLGVMTCDIDLSSLQKFVGQTKVGETGHAFLLDDKGTYLVDEDTSKVMKMNIKDDANPSLAQVSSLLKTEKKGMVTYKDEQGMNRVYYMKIPENAWTLALVIPEREMFAPIQSLVNALIVAAVISLAVAIVIILLYSRYITGSITRVNELSASMSAGDFTHHIPVQSRDEFGQMFHNFNSLNDTLRGTLGQIASHTHQVASTSEQLTAGSEQTSKAAEQITESMVEVASGTDQQASIVEDTRYVVAEITEDIDRIAEGVEKVNERSMVTAEKAENGNRNAKEVTEQMNHIYQRVETLAQAVHSLGKKSEEIDHIVALITTISEQTNLLALNAAIEAARAGEHGRGFSVVADEVRKLAEQSSQSAHQISGLISQIQHEMRSAVEVMNETNTEVKQGIAMVDSASDSFEDILQAAEEVFAHVKDVTSTVKQMDGKKNKMTAAVNRIAHISEQTAELTQEVAASAEEQNASMEEIASASLTLTKMAEELHDVMNKFKV from the coding sequence ATGAAATTTCGCAGCATCAAATCGCGTACCCTCGTGTCCTTGCTTCCCACGTTTATCGTCGTTCTCTTGTTCATCACATTGTTCACGTATTTCTATGGCACCGCGCTAATGAGTCGACAGATTGAAGATAAGATGAATGAGCAGCTAAAAAGCCTTAGCTACTCCATTGAGAAAAATCTAGTCGAGCAAAAGAAAATCCCGGAAGTACTTGCTCGCGGTCTGGAACTCTCGTCTTCCTCCTTAACTAAAACGCAATATGAAGCCATACTGAAAAACACACTGAACGCAAACGATGGCACATTTGCTGCCGGTATTTTTTTCGAACCTTATAAACACAGCCAAGATATGAAGTACTTCTCCATGTATGCTTTCCATAAAGAAGGCAAGATTGAAGTGACAGATGAGTTCAATGACCCGACATATGATTATCCAAATAAAGATTGGTATAAATTAGGTAAAGAAAGCAGGCAAACCGCTGTCTACACCGACCCATATCTCGATCCTGTCACCAATGTCTCGATGGTCACTGTAAGCGTTCCCTTTTACAGTACAAGCCGCGAATTCCTTGGCGTGATGACATGCGATATCGATCTGTCCAGCCTGCAGAAGTTCGTCGGCCAGACGAAGGTAGGTGAAACAGGGCATGCCTTCCTCCTCGATGACAAAGGAACATATCTCGTAGATGAAGATACGAGTAAAGTTATGAAGATGAATATCAAGGATGATGCTAACCCTTCACTCGCTCAAGTGTCTTCGCTTCTAAAAACGGAGAAGAAAGGTATGGTTACATACAAAGATGAGCAAGGCATGAATCGGGTCTATTATATGAAGATTCCAGAGAACGCCTGGACACTCGCGCTTGTCATCCCAGAACGTGAAATGTTCGCTCCCATTCAATCTCTTGTCAACGCGCTCATCGTGGCGGCTGTTATTTCTCTTGCGGTAGCCATCGTAATTATCCTGCTGTACAGCCGCTATATTACCGGAAGCATTACACGCGTCAACGAGCTATCAGCCTCGATGTCTGCCGGAGATTTCACGCATCATATTCCGGTTCAGTCAAGAGATGAGTTCGGCCAGATGTTCCATAATTTCAATTCCTTAAATGACACGCTGCGGGGTACACTTGGCCAGATTGCTTCCCATACCCACCAGGTCGCCTCTACGTCCGAGCAATTGACCGCAGGTTCCGAGCAGACGAGCAAGGCAGCGGAACAGATTACCGAATCTATGGTAGAAGTCGCAAGCGGAACCGACCAACAAGCATCTATTGTCGAGGATACGAGATATGTCGTAGCCGAAATTACAGAGGATATAGACCGAATTGCTGAAGGTGTAGAAAAAGTGAATGAACGCTCTATGGTCACTGCCGAAAAAGCGGAGAATGGCAACCGCAACGCCAAAGAAGTTACCGAGCAGATGAATCATATCTACCAGCGAGTCGAAACATTGGCGCAGGCGGTACATTCACTTGGGAAAAAGTCGGAGGAAATCGATCACATTGTCGCTCTTATTACCACTATCTCTGAGCAGACGAATCTGCTGGCACTGAATGCGGCGATTGAAGCAGCCAGAGCGGGCGAACACGGCAGAGGCTTCTCGGTCGTGGCCGATGAAGTACGCAAACTAGCAGAACAGTCCTCCCAATCGGCACACCAAATCAGCGGCCTTATCTCTCAAATCCAGCATGAGATGCGAAGTGCGGTCGAAGTTATGAACGAAACCAATACGGAAGTGAAGCAAGGCATCGCTATGGTAGACAGTGCCTCGGATTCTTTCGAAGATATACTCCAAGCAGCGGAGGAAGTCTTCGCGCATGTAAAAGATGTTACGAGCACCGTTAAACAGATGGATGGAAAGAAAAATAAAATGACAGCGGCCGTCAATCGAATCGCCCACATCTCAGAACAAACGGCGGAATTAACGCAAGAGGTCGCAGCATCAGCCGAAGAACAAAACGCTTCAATGGAAGAAATCGCCTCTGCGTCCCTCACACTTACAAAGATGGCCGAAGAACTGCATGATGTTATGAACAAATTCAAGGTATAA
- the gatA gene encoding Asp-tRNA(Asn)/Glu-tRNA(Gln) amidotransferase subunit GatA translates to MSLFDKKLTDIHTELDKGELTVTDLVHASFERIAQTEDKVKAFISFDEENARKRAKELDEQQSRGEEKGLLFGLPAGIKDNIVTQNVTTTCASKLLANYNPIYNASVMDRLHAAQSVMVGKLNMDEFAMGGSTENSGFHNTYNPWNVDYVPGGSSGGSAAAVAAGQVYFALGSDTGGSIRQPAAYCGMVGLKPTYGLVSRFGLVAFASSLDQIGPITKNVEDSAYVLQGIAAHDPFDSTSADVEIPDYISALSGEVKGLRIGVPKELMGEGIDAEVKEKVNAALKVLEGLGAIVEEVTLPHTEYAVPTYYILAPSEASSNLARYDGVRYGVRADNAENLIELYRETRSQGLGAEVKRRIMLGTYALSSGYYDAYYKKAQQVRTLIKQDFDEVFKKYDVIIGPTAPTTAFKIGEKVNDPLTMYLEDICTIPVNLAGIPAISVPCGFASSGLPIGLQIIGKAFDESTILRVAHAYEQHTDYHKARPEL, encoded by the coding sequence GTGTCTTTATTTGATAAGAAGTTAACGGATATACATACCGAGCTTGATAAAGGTGAGCTGACCGTAACCGATCTGGTTCATGCTTCGTTCGAACGCATCGCGCAGACAGAAGATAAGGTAAAGGCTTTTATCTCTTTCGATGAGGAAAATGCGCGCAAACGCGCTAAAGAATTAGATGAGCAGCAATCCCGGGGTGAGGAGAAGGGATTGCTATTTGGTCTGCCTGCAGGCATTAAAGACAATATCGTTACACAGAATGTAACCACAACGTGCGCCAGCAAGCTTCTGGCCAACTACAATCCGATCTATAACGCAAGCGTGATGGATCGTCTGCATGCAGCACAGTCCGTCATGGTCGGCAAGCTGAATATGGATGAGTTCGCGATGGGCGGCTCGACGGAGAATTCAGGCTTCCATAATACATACAACCCGTGGAATGTAGACTACGTACCGGGCGGCTCAAGCGGCGGCTCGGCTGCGGCTGTTGCAGCAGGACAAGTCTACTTTGCCCTGGGTTCCGATACCGGAGGCTCCATTCGCCAACCGGCGGCATACTGCGGTATGGTAGGGCTGAAGCCGACATACGGTCTCGTATCCCGCTTTGGTCTGGTTGCTTTTGCCTCTTCGCTTGATCAGATTGGTCCGATCACGAAGAATGTAGAGGATTCTGCCTATGTGCTGCAGGGAATTGCTGCGCACGATCCGTTTGATTCCACCTCTGCAGATGTGGAGATCCCGGACTACATCTCTGCCTTGAGTGGCGAGGTGAAGGGACTGCGTATCGGTGTGCCGAAAGAGCTGATGGGTGAGGGCATCGATGCGGAAGTAAAAGAAAAAGTAAACGCGGCATTAAAGGTGCTCGAAGGTCTTGGAGCAATCGTAGAGGAAGTAACGCTGCCGCATACAGAGTATGCGGTGCCAACCTACTACATTCTTGCGCCCTCCGAAGCGTCTTCGAATCTGGCGCGTTATGACGGTGTGCGCTACGGTGTACGGGCTGACAACGCGGAGAACCTTATTGAGCTGTATCGGGAGACGCGCAGTCAGGGATTGGGTGCTGAAGTGAAGCGCCGCATCATGCTTGGTACCTATGCGTTAAGCTCCGGCTATTATGATGCGTATTATAAAAAAGCGCAGCAGGTGCGTACGCTGATCAAGCAGGACTTCGATGAAGTGTTCAAGAAATACGATGTCATCATCGGACCGACTGCGCCAACCACTGCGTTTAAGATCGGCGAGAAAGTGAACGACCCGCTGACGATGTATTTAGAAGACATCTGCACGATTCCGGTGAATCTGGCCGGTATTCCGGCTATTAGCGTGCCTTGCGGCTTTGCGAGCAGCGGCCTGCCGATTGGTCTGCAGATTATCGGGAAAGCGTTCGACGAATCCACGATTCTGCGCGTCGCGCACGCCTACGAGCAACATACAGACTATCATAAGGCTCGTCCTGAGCTGTAA
- the gatB gene encoding Asp-tRNA(Asn)/Glu-tRNA(Gln) amidotransferase subunit GatB codes for MQFETVIGLEVHVELATKSKIFCGCSTEFGAPPNTHTCPICLGHPGVLPVLNKRAAEYAMKAALALNCEIVEESVFDRKNYFYPDLPKAYQISQLDKAIGKNGWVEIEVGTETKRIGITRIQLEEDAGKLTHAESGYATLVDYNRVGTPLLEIVSEPDLRSPEEGRIFLEKLKAILQYCEISDLKMEEGSLRCDANISLRPVGQKEYGIRAELKNVNSFRNVQRGLEYEEVRQADILRDGGQVIQETRRFDDAKGRTLSMRSKEEAHDYRYFPDPDLIKLKIDREWVEEIRATIPELPDARKARYMSEYSLPEYDAGVLTMSKELSDFFDATVQTGADAKSVSNWLMGDLIGYLNANEKEMQDIQLTPNSLGQLITLIEKGTISNSIAKKVFKEMVDTGKAPETIVEEKGLVQISDEGAIKQMVDEVVARNPQAVEDFKAGKEKAIGALVGQVMKASKGKANPGVVNQLLRDALEKL; via the coding sequence ATGCAATTCGAAACCGTCATCGGGCTTGAGGTTCACGTCGAGCTTGCCACGAAATCAAAAATCTTCTGCGGCTGCTCCACCGAGTTCGGAGCGCCGCCGAATACTCATACATGTCCAATCTGTCTTGGACACCCGGGGGTTCTGCCTGTATTGAATAAGCGTGCAGCTGAATACGCCATGAAAGCAGCGCTTGCCTTAAACTGTGAAATCGTAGAAGAAAGTGTATTTGATCGGAAGAACTACTTCTATCCGGATCTGCCAAAAGCCTACCAGATCTCTCAGCTTGATAAAGCGATCGGCAAAAACGGCTGGGTAGAAATTGAAGTAGGCACAGAGACCAAGCGCATTGGCATTACGCGGATTCAGCTCGAAGAGGATGCGGGTAAGCTGACGCATGCCGAGAGCGGCTATGCAACCCTCGTAGATTACAACCGCGTGGGAACGCCTCTGCTAGAGATCGTGTCGGAACCGGATCTTCGCTCTCCGGAAGAAGGACGTATTTTTCTAGAGAAGTTAAAGGCCATTCTGCAGTATTGTGAAATATCTGATCTGAAAATGGAAGAAGGCTCGCTGCGCTGTGACGCCAATATCAGTCTTCGTCCGGTAGGTCAGAAGGAATACGGAATTCGTGCGGAGCTGAAAAACGTTAACTCATTCCGTAACGTACAGCGCGGACTCGAATATGAAGAAGTGCGTCAGGCAGATATTCTGCGTGATGGGGGACAAGTCATACAGGAGACGCGCCGCTTTGATGATGCCAAAGGCCGTACCCTGTCCATGCGCAGCAAAGAAGAAGCGCATGATTACCGGTACTTCCCGGACCCGGATCTTATTAAGCTGAAAATCGACCGCGAGTGGGTGGAGGAAATTCGCGCCACCATTCCGGAACTGCCGGATGCGCGTAAAGCGCGCTATATGTCGGAATACAGCCTGCCGGAATACGATGCGGGCGTCCTTACGATGTCCAAGGAGCTGTCCGATTTCTTTGATGCCACGGTACAAACAGGAGCCGATGCGAAATCGGTATCCAACTGGTTGATGGGTGATTTGATCGGGTATTTGAATGCGAATGAAAAAGAGATGCAGGACATTCAACTAACACCGAATAGTCTGGGTCAATTGATTACGCTGATTGAGAAAGGCACCATCAGCAACAGCATCGCGAAAAAAGTATTCAAAGAGATGGTAGACACGGGCAAAGCGCCGGAGACAATCGTCGAAGAAAAAGGGCTGGTACAGATCAGTGACGAAGGCGCCATTAAGCAAATGGTGGATGAAGTGGTTGCTAGAAATCCGCAGGCGGTAGAAGACTTCAAAGCCGGTAAGGAAAAAGCAATCGGCGCATTGGTCGGTCAGGTTATGAAAGCATCCAAAGGGAAAGCCAACCCGGGTGTAGTTAATCAACTGCTGCGTGATGCGCTGGAAAAATTATAA
- the gatC gene encoding Asp-tRNA(Asn)/Glu-tRNA(Gln) amidotransferase subunit GatC, whose product MSAISRNEVEYVAKLARLNLTEEEAVKYTEQLNSILEFAGKLNELDTGEVPPTSHVLDVSNVMRDDEVRPSVERAEALRNAPDEEDGQFKVPAVME is encoded by the coding sequence ATGAGCGCAATTTCGCGTAATGAAGTGGAATATGTAGCGAAGCTCGCCCGCTTAAACCTTACCGAGGAGGAAGCGGTGAAATATACAGAACAGTTGAATAGCATTCTTGAATTCGCAGGTAAATTGAACGAATTGGACACGGGTGAAGTCCCTCCGACCAGCCATGTGCTCGACGTATCTAATGTGATGCGCGATGATGAAGTGCGTCCGTCAGTTGAGCGTGCAGAAGCGCTGCGCAATGCACCGGATGAAGAAGACGGGCAGTTCAAAGTGCCGGCTGTCATGGAATAG